The DNA segment ttcaacagcggagatttgtaataaccttgctgtctgtctctccaaaattcaaacattgtttcaatattaaaattcaatctccagctgtcgTATGGTAATGAACGTCTCGAGAAAGACAGGCTTGCAGATTTTCTCAGCCAGCCGAAATCATGAATCTGCATAATTTCtttggatatatacaaagaaaagaaaaacacgAAATGCAGCTCGTTCGCTTtcattccagcttcagtttgaaattattgtgttagctgtgtagttGGCTATCTATTCTGAACAGTGGCCTGGCGAGAGGGCAAatgttctatgccaggcgaaatcgcacATTATTagttcattgttatggatgtatccacaTTCAAGGtctctagaaaacagcttaaacaaatgcaaatgcagttaCTTTGGCTGCACTTTTTTGGCGCGAatgtaagttagccatagttggctagatagcaagcaagggataagaatgttgccagccagtatggcaatggaacattgaGAATGTATACCACGGATATGATAaatataaaagggataatcaacttgCGTTCTCcagaaaataatgcaactccatGGAAGGTCAGTTCCACTCCGCTAGTGGTGTGtcgtggaacacaccttccacgtgttcattattttccatagaaagCATAGCCCCTccttgattatcccttacataatgcacgctctagaatgccaGTCAGAAgcaagtattcaacaatgccttGGTAAAATATCAAGTATTTACAGTTTAATTTTACAGTACTGACATCACTGAAAAACAGCAGGGTTGCGTTGACAGGGTGCAACACAATAGGCCTACATTTAATCTGcaccctcctgaacagaccccaggtCTTACTGAACCACTGAAGGCCAGTGATAACCATACCTGTCTCCAAAATAAAGACtacaggtactgtatatactgtaggagTAGAAATAAACACTACACAAAAAAACATATTAAAATGCTACATAAAATACTACATCGTAATCCATCAAACATGCCCACTCTCAACTGAGTTGAGTAGGACTCAGTGGAGGCTGGTTGTAATGGCTAGAATAGAATTATGTTAGATGCCGTTCCataaattccattccagccattataatgagcctgtcctcctatagctcctcccaccagcctccactggtaggcCTACACCGCATGTATGGAGAAACTAGTTGTGTAGGTTCCACCATCTCACCAGATCACTGGTCatgaaggaaagaaagaaggcaAGGTCTGAGACGGTTGAGACACCTACGTCAGCATACATTCATCAACGCATAAACTGGGCCCCTGGTTAGACTGCCTGCTGTTCGCCTGTAATTAGCTGTAAACCTAAAGGTTGTCTATGCCAGTGCTACAGTGAGTCCAACACCTGCTAACACCAGGATGAAAACCAGCAGACGGACGCTGCTGACATTCTGCTAGGTCTCGCTCAAAAATCCTTTCTTCACCTTGACATCTCCTGTTGAAACAAAGGTGAAATCACTGCAGGTTAGCATCTCTGCTGCTACAGCGAGTTACTGAGCAGACCTACTccctgtgtggctgtgtgtgctgAGGAGTTCCCACTCTCTGGCGTCATTTGCTGGTTGATGTTGATAACACAGGTGAGCAGCAGGAAGACCACCACCAGGTCATCCAGGACCCCCAGGAGGCTAGACAGGGAGGATGGAGTGTCCaggggggcagaggagagggacaCCATGGCCCCAAGACAGCAGAGCACCACTCTGAGAAAGAAGAGGCACACGAGCCCCCCCATAGCGCCCAGGCCGCGGGCTAGCAGCTGCAGGAACAGGGGCGTGTCACACAAGTAGTCTGTCACCTAAGGGACAGAAGACAAGACAGGGGCACAGGTGTGAGTAGAGGGTGTCACGATCACCTCACCTGGCTTCAGGTGGGACAGAGATCTGGCTCGTGTTCACTAGAGTAGAGCACGATGTAGCAAAAGGTTTTGTAACGTTTTCTTATTTTAGATCAGTCCAGATGAAGTAAAGAAAATGAGGATAGGTGGCCACTTTAGAGTATTGAGATGTACCCAACAGTATCAACCACAGGAGTGAGAGAGAATTGTATTCTACTTTAGTGTGATTTCCTTCCATTGTCCTTGTACAATACAGTCTCTATGCGGTGGTTGCGTAAGCAGTATTCCAGTTACAGAACCATTATCAGAGGGATGAGAAAGGAGCTCACCTTTATTATCATGTAAATACTGCCATCTTTTCTGCAGCCACATTCAAGGTCAAAATTAAATCACAGAACCTGATATGTTCATAAAAGGTGAGAGAGAGCAAGCTATCGACAGTATAACAAAGGCTATGAAGCTCTAGTCTAGAGAGCGAAAAATACCTGCAGAAAGACCCTTGAGAATGTGTTGTATGGTTTAATTGGTAAAGATTATCTGAAGGTCTTGTGTGTTACTAGGTTGTAGTGTGGTTGTAGCATGTTTTAATAAATGTTGTGTGTGGTACTCATAGAGATAGAACAATGTAATATATGGTCTATGGTGGTACTGACCCTTCGAGGGGTTCCTGAGTAGCGTTTGTTGTAGTCTGTAATTTCTCCCAGAACctccctctcctttctgtctGACTGACCCTCACCGAATAGACAACACAGGacactgacctgagagagagagaaagagagagagagaaaatccatTCCAGTTACATTCAATCAATTCTGAACCATTATTTATCACTTTTATTCAACATAGTTTTGCTATTTTTCTTGTCGGATAACAAGTGTAATATCATGGTAATAATGGATGTTTCTACAGTTGGATGTGTCTTGCTTACCCTTTGTCTACACAGAGGGCAGCTGATGGCATCCAGCCAGGACCCAAGTCTCCAGTATGAGATCAGACAGGGAgctgcagacagagaaacaagGTAACATAAATAAGTACTCAATCACTACTCTTTCCATTAATATTTGTACCCCAAAAACCACAATTCACCATTAGGGAAACTGTCATATTGCTAGTGTAATGTGTTCATATTATAGCGGGATTGAGTAAAATGCGGGTATGAGCAAAATGCTGACGGCAGCATGAGAAGCTGTTGTACTAGTGACATGACCTTGTCTACTGAATGTTAATTAACTAAgtacagctcctctctctctcttaggggGAGGCATGGGTAAGAGGGGCAGGTTGGGTGGAGTAGTTATTGCATCACGTGATGATGACACAGACACTGGtgaaggacagggagaggagattgACATATGCTACTACCATTATCAACCACTATCTGAATCCACCACTCATATAGCTGTCTATCACTGTTGTCCCACTTCTGTAATGAGATTATGGCCAAAACAGACAGTTTTACTACAAAATACAAAACTGATGATGGAATTACTCAACTGATCCGTTGCATACTCAGGGATAGCAAACAGAACTGGGTCGaaaagtatttaaaatgtgtaAAATACTTGGTACTCTTGATTTAGAAAATTTGTATTTTGCACTTTTGGGAGTATTTATTGGTTCTATTAAGCTTGACAAACTAAATCCAGCACACGTCAAATATTACAAGTATTACAGCACGCAAACGAACAGACTAGCAACCAGGTTAGCGTTGTCATAACAATGCCATATGATCACCATATCCTAGGACTCTTTAAGACTGTGGATGGCTGGGGGAGTTCCTCTTTTCCATGGTTTCCATAGATACCCTCTGGCCAAATGAGAGAGGTGTGCGTGAATGATCAAAGCCTGAGTGTGTGTGATCTCTTTCAGGTGGGAGCCACACACTGGTTCACTATAGCAACGATTGTCAAATATTAACCCCCCAGGCTAGACAGGTCTTGGGGCTCTCATCACATGACACAGACGGAAAATTTCATTGACCAGACAGCCTCATGATGGACAGGCAGATGGACAGACAATAGAGTTAATTAATGAACAGATCCCCCCCTGACCTGCTGCTGTAGTCAGTATGTTGTATGGCATTTTCTTATGTAAGCTCCTCACTTAGGTTTTAACAACCTTTGCTTTAGGAGATCTGAGGGAGGACTCCAATTTTTATATAAACCCCATCGCTAGCACAGGGAAGAgaataattatctctggccccgTCCCGTGTTTTTTTTTAAGGAACTCAGCCCggctttaaacttactcttgaaagttgtagtAGTAAAATGCCCAAGGTGCAATTTGAAATTGGGTAGTgtatcatcagttcctcttgacAAGTCAGACACTTCAttccttagagagctatttagaATAATATAATgcccagatcaactagcccatgtcagtttttttagcccaaagatattgttgtaatttttgAGTCATTCAAATaccacatgaatacacattagaaaatgtgctttaaaactacAAAATTATTTTTGCACGCCAtgataaaatgtgtagaattgcaggaaataagctttaaacctgcaaaattaTCTCCACCAAAAAGAGAGGtatgaacagtttgtgtcatgaacagcgCTTGTGCTCATAGAAATAGACGTGGACGATTCTATAAATAGACGATTCTCCCTGGCAGAATAAGGAACAGAGGATTTGGAAAGCATCAACTTCTGTAGAAACGGCTCTAGGGTTATTTTGAGTAACTTAATTTATGTTCCCTTAACTCTGCCTTCTGGTGAGTTTATGCAAACTGTCATCTCCTACCATTCTGATAGATTGGAGACTATCAGAAAATGTGGTTGAAACGTTAATCATTTGGTTGTTATTCCATTGGTTACCTTGAGGCAGTTGCCCCAGGGGCAGAGTGGCCCACACTCATTGAATATGTCGCTTTTAAATGTTAGAGCAATCACTAGTAAAACCTTTCTCATGAATGACCTCATTACAGAGCTCAAAGTTGATTGCATGTTTCTCACTGAAACATGGATGTCTTCAGACTGTAGTGCCGCTCTTATTGAAGCCTCCTCCTGGATTATAGCTTTTTGTACTCTGTCAGAAAAGGGGAAAAGGGTAGAGGACAGCCTTTTTCCCTTTTCTGACAGAGTATGAAAAGCTGTAATCCAGGAGGAGGCTTCAATAAGAGCAGCACTACAGTATTTACAGTATTTATCTATTTTAACTACTGCTCTCAGCTGTAAGGACTTTTTTTTTGGCGACTTTGGGTCTTTTGAGCATCATGCCATACTGTTTCAATGTCAGCCACCAGTGCTGTCCACCAAAGCACGGCCACACTTTCTTTACTGTTTCTCTAAACTATTGTCTATTGTGCTTGAGAACAATGATAAAATAATTGTGTTGGGTGGTTTTAATATTCATGTTGACAAAGAGACTGACTCCAAAGCCATTGAATTTATTCATCTTTTGAGCTTTATGGACTTCATCCAACATGTTACTGGGAATACCCaggccatactctggacctgttattaccaaggggctttctattgACATATCTTCTATAgttgatgttgctttatctgatGTCCACTGTGTATTTTGTACTACCTTGTTGCCCATAGCACAGGGTAATACTGAACGCAATATTAAGAAACGCCATCTTACCTCTGAAGTAGCTACAGATTTTATTGAGTGTATGAACAATACTCGATCACCTACTCTGCCTTGTAGGTGATGATTTAGTTGATCACTTTAATAGCAAATGAAGTGCAACCATTGATAGCACAGCTCCAGTAAGGTTGAAAAAGGCCACATCCAAACAGAGAGCCACTTGGATGAGTGAGGAAACGAATCAATTCAAGAGAAATTGCAGAAAGGCAGAGCGGAAGTGAAGAAAGTCAAAGTTGCAGCtccattatgatattctgagagagcaaCTTGGCACATGTAGCATGGCAATTAGAAATGCCAGatgggggcctcccgagtgatgcagcggtctaaggcactgcatcgcagtgctagaggtgtcactacagacccaggtttgatcccgggttgtatcacaaccggccgtgatcgggagtcccatagggcggctcacaattggcacagcgtacCTGAAGGGtgccgaaactgtggacatacTATATTTAAAACACACcgttttagctttgcttttccttagggtgatttttagtcgttcagtctttatggtttttcttttgttttttatcctcttacgTTTGTTGCGTAataaatatttcattttttattttcataatttaaaaaaaaattttttttcctgggaagcacattgcgttgcattgtgctgtataaataaagcttgattggatttgatttgatgtaaatgTTAATATGCTACCTTCTGGGCCCTGAAGACCTCTTTCTTTCTGTACAAATCTCTCTTGATCCATAGATAAAACTGATCAAATTCTGGTTTCGGGGGATGGTGTGTGGTGCTGTCTTACCACAGAAGAGATGGCCACAGTTGGTCTGTACAGGGAAGCTGGCAGTTTGCAGACACACAGGGCAGAGCCAGTCTCTGTGGCCCGCAGATGGACAGATCTGAGAGGTGTCCTTGAGAAAGAGGAGTACATTGGTACGGTTAGAGATAAATATAACAAAGGtttctgtttctcctctgcaCTTAATTGATCACAAAAGAGTGATTGGACACTGTGGCCCTCATGAATATGAGATACACCCCCCTGGAATAGCAGGACAATAACAGAAACAAACACCTGAAAAGAGATGAAGCCAAAGTCTTATAAATCACAGTGGACCTCATCATAAGGAAATATCAGCTCTGAAATGATCAAAGTCTAAGTTAGCTTGCCAGCTGGATGGAGCTCTACGATCTCCTTCACTCCAGACTGCCTCTGTTCTCAGCATTATTAATAACATTAATGGGTATTAGTGAGCGTTATCAGTTAATTTAgagattttttttgtccattaatatTAGTATTTTCAAAAAGTACAAATAAAAATGTCAAAACCTTGATAAAAATGTACATTTCCGTTAGTGTATCATACTAACATAAtcaaaatgtcatgaattgtaaCCACTTTTAAATGgacatgcactgagtgtacaaaaaatgATCAACACCTTGTAGTGTCTATTGTATCTTTTGATTGACACTGCTATGTGATTGTATTGGTTGTCACATTAGGGCTTAGAACCCTTCATAGCATTTGCATGAAACATCTTAAGTGTTATCCTTAAAGGGACATTTAAAAAATCTCAAGCACCACCCGAAcatcaacatacagttgaagtcggaagtttacatacaccttagccaaatacatttaaactccgttttcacaatttctgacatttaatcctagtaaaaattccctgtcttaggtcagttaggatccccacttcaTTTtaattgtgaaatgtcagaataatagtagagagaatgatttatttcagcttttatttctttcatcacattcccagtgggtcagaagtttacatacactcaattagtatttggtagcattgactttaaattgctCAGTTTTGGGtcgccttccataagcttcccacaataagttgggtgaattttggcccattcctcctgacagagctggtgtaactgtgtcaggtttgtaggtctccttgctcacacgctttttcagttctgcccacaaattttctataggattaaggtcagggctttgtgatgtccattccaataccttgactttgttgtccttaagccattttgccactactttggaaatatgcttggggtcattgtccatttggaagacccatttgcgaccaagctttaacttcctgactgatgtcttgagatgttgcttcaatacatccacctaattttcctccctcatgatgccatctattttgtgaaatgcaccagtccctcctgcagcaaagcactcccacaacatgatgctgccacccccgtgcttcacggttgggatggtattcttcggcttgcaagcctccccctttttcctacaaacataatgaaagtcattatggtcaaacagttctatttttgtttcatcagaccagaggacatttctccaaaaagtacgatctttgtccccatgtgcagttgcaaaccgtagtctggctattttatggtggttttggagcagtggcttcttccttactgagcggcctttcaggttatgttgatataggactcgttttactgtggatatagatacttttgtacctgtttcctccagcatcttcacagggtcctttgctgttgttctgggattgatttgcacttttcgcaccaaagtacgttaatctctaggagacagaaagcgtctccttcctgagcggtatgacggctgcgtggtcccatggtgtttatacttgcgtactgttgttagtacagatgaacgtggtaccttcaggcgcttggaaattgctcccaaggatgaaccagacttgtggaggtctacaattttttttctgagatcttagctaaatttcttttgattttcccatgatgtaaagcaaattggcactgagtttgaaggcagaccttgaaatacatccacaggtacacctccaattgactcaaatgatgtcaatagcctatcagaagcttctaaagccatgacataattttctggaattttccaagctgtttaaaggcacagtcaacttagtgtatgtaaacttctgacccactggaattgtgatacagtgaattataagtgaaataatctgtctgtaaacaattgctggaaaaattacttgtgtcatgcacaaactagaTGCCCTAACTGACTTGCAAAAACTAcagtttgtgaacaagaaatttgtggagtagttgaaaaacgagttttaatgactccaagctaaatgtatgtaaacttccgacttcaactgtatataaacacCAACATTGTATGTGAAAATGGCAAGTTtgaatgttttgtgtgtgtgtgtgtgtgtgtgtgtgtgtgtgtgggggggggggatgtatTGTCTACTAGTTAGTTGGTGATGTTAATTGAAACACCTATCTTCCTctcttt comes from the Salmo trutta chromosome 4, fSalTru1.1, whole genome shotgun sequence genome and includes:
- the LOC115192455 gene encoding E3 ubiquitin-protein ligase RNF170-like: MNQTMQPSHSSHPRSSEHTQDRTALKHVSYNKDTSQICPSAGHRDWLCPVCLQTASFPVQTNCGHLFCAPCLISYWRLGSWLDAISCPLCRQRVSVLCCLFGEGQSDRKEREVLGEITDYNKRYSGTPRRVTDYLCDTPLFLQLLARGLGAMGGLVCLFFLRVVLCCLGAMVSLSSAPLDTPSSLSSLLGVLDDLVVVFLLLTCVININQQMTPESGNSSAHTATQGVGLLSNSL